A genomic region of Rhipicephalus sanguineus isolate Rsan-2018 chromosome 1, BIME_Rsan_1.4, whole genome shotgun sequence contains the following coding sequences:
- the LOC119379319 gene encoding ATP-dependent DNA helicase DDX11 — protein MECDVNFHFPFEPYPVQCDFMEALYRALSESKVGIFESPTGTGKSLSILCGALAWLNECKKSKKTSLETELADLREESASLVDPGDDWLTRGARKMVVDQRLREVECQYKALMDKEKKYEDHKEDARRRSATRDAKARSVSQGPDDISKEAESIARLLAEINEDQEDVVGDYDSDDETARGADGDEVSEALTGPKIIYCSRTHSQLTQFVRELKKTVYSDNIRTVTLASRGNLCINDMVTKLGNLSLINDRCLDMQKASSKPKVTASPERKRTKGNTVGKCPFYRPQAMESIAMDILTEVQDIEQVVHHARKEKTCPYYSSRYATPDAELLLIPYNILLQKTTREACKLDLKGSVVIIDEAHNLLETISDLHSVNLKMTNLRDAQRVLGEYYNRYHARMSTKNVFYIKQVLHVLKCFIRYLTGPGKEAVQSDVSTMCTTTTFLINTGIPEINLFKVVRYLEQSQIALKVNSFAKKATVAVAKKPENLQAAKLSNFIHSMKKCNSKQFVPMEEASTQQAKDCFVASGNPMITVQEFIRELSYSRHDGQVLVHKAKCTENSFLKYLLLSPANHFRDIASEARSIILAGGTMQPTSEFVDQLLIPAGVSPERVMHFSCGHVVAKENLSVIALGQGPTGRVFEFTYKNKMDPEMIDELGRVLVNVTRVVPGGIVCFFPSYEYERAVSQRWKDTGVLEKFSMKKHIFHEPLKSSELESTLAQYSQCAKATSVSEPMTGAILFSVVGGKMSEGINFSDEMGRCIVMVGLPFPNAKAPEMSSKMEFLTATYSRTDDGRTAGQAYYESVCMKAVNQSIGRAIRHKNDYAVILLLDHRYQKQSITKALPAWIQDSLTLPAKFAPAFAAIQHFFRGRRNVQSVG, from the coding sequence ATGGAGTGTGATGTAAATTTTCACTTTCCTTTTGAGCCATACCCAGTGCAATGCGATTTCATGGAGGCGTTGTACAGAGCGCTCAGCGAAAGCAAGGTCGGCATTTTCGAAAGTCCAACGGGCACAGGTAAATCTCTGAGCATTCTGTGCGGAGCGCTGGCATGGTTGAACGAGTGCAAGAAATCAAAAAAGACCTCGCTGGAAACAGAATTAGCGGATTTACGAGAGGAGAGTGCTTCATTAGTCGATCCTGGGGATGACTGGTTGACAAGAGGTGCACGGAAGATGGTAGTAGATCAACGACTGCGGGAAGTTGAATGCCAGTATAAAGCACTCATGGACAAAGAAAAGAAGTACGAAGACCATAAAGAGGATGCGAGGAGGCGATCTGCTACTCGAGATGCAAAAGCCAGAAGTGTGTCGCAAGGCCCTGATGACATAAGCAAAGAAGCAGAGTCAATTGCTCGACTGCTGGCCGAAATCAACGAGGACCAAGAGGACGTCGTTGGCGACTACGACAGTGATGACGAAACCGCTCGTGGTGCTGACGGCGATGAAGTGTCCGAAGCTTTGACTGGACcgaaaataatttattgcagcagGACGCATTCCCAGCTAACACAGTTTGTGAGAGAACTGAAGAAAACCGTGTACAGCGATAATATTCGCACTGTGACACTCGCATCTCGAGGGAATCTGTGCATCAATGACATGGTGACGAAACTGGGTAACCTGTCATTAATAAATGATCGCTGTTTGGACATGCAGAAGGCTTCATCTAAGCCAAAGGTAACAGCGTCACCTGAACGTAAGCGTACCAAGGGAAACACAGTGGGCAAATGCCCCTTCTACAGGCCCCAGGCCATGGAGTCCATAGCAATGGACATTCTGACTGAAGTTCAAGACATTGAACAAGTAGTTCATCATGCAAGGAAGGAAAAAACCTGCCCTTACTATTCATCACGATATGCAACACCAGACGCAGAACTTTTGCTAATTCCATACAATATCCTTTTGCAGAAGACAACAAGGGAGGCATGCAAGCTTGACCTGAAAGGCAGTGTTGTGATCATTGATGAAGCACACAATCTTCTGGAAACTATCAGTGACTTGCATAGTGTAAACTTGAAGATGACTAACCTCAGGGATGCCCAGCGTGTGCTCGGTGAATACTACAATCGCTACCATGCCCGAATGAGCACCAAGAATGTATTCTACATTAAGCAGGTCCTTCATGTACTGAAGTGCTTCATACGTTACCTAACGGGGCCTGGCAAGGAGGCTGTGCAAAGTGATGTTTCAACCATGTGCACAACGACTACATTTCTGATCAACACTGGGATACCAGAGATTAATTTGTTCAAGGTTGTCCGCTACTTGGAACAGAGTCAAATTGCCCTCAAGGTTAATTCCTTTGCAAAAAAGGCCACTGTTGCAGTAGCAAAAAAACCTGAAAACTTGCAAGCTGCAAAGCTGTCCAACTTCATTCATTCCATGAAAAAATGCAATTCAAAACAGTTCGTGCCCATGGAAGAGGCATCCACACAGCAGGCCAAAGACTGTTTTGTTGCATCTGGAAATCCTATGATAACAGTACAGGAGTTCATTCGTGAACTTTCATACTCTCGCCATGATGGCCAAGTATTGGTGCACAAGGCTAAATGCACAGAAAACTCATTCTTGAAGTACTTGCTCCTCAGCCCTGCCAATCATTTCAGAGATATTGCATCTGAAGCACGTTCAATTATTTTGGCTGGAGGCACTATGCAACCTACAAGCGAGTTTGTTGACCAACTCCTAATTCCTGCTGGAGTGTCTCCAGAACGAGTCATGCATTTCTCGTGTGGTCATGTTGTTGCTAAAGAAAACCTATCCGTAATAGCCTTAGGTCAGGGACCCACAGGCAGAGTCTTTGAATTTACCTACAAGAACAAAATGGACCCCGAGATGATTGACGAACTAGGCAGGGTACTTGTTAATGTGACAAGGGTTGTCCCAGGTGGcattgtctgtttctttccatcaTACGAGTATGAACGTGCTGTCTCGCAGAGGTGGAAAGACACCGGAGTCCTAGAAAAGTTTTCTATGAAGAAGCATATTTTTCATGAGCCTTTGAAGTCTTCAGAGCTTGAGAGCACTCTAGCACAGTACAGCCAATGCGCCAAAGCTACATCTGTTTCAGAACCCATGACGGGAGCCATCCTCTTTTCAGTAGTAGGTGGGAAGATGAGCGAGGGCATCAATTTTTCTGATGAGATGGGTCGGTGCATTGTTATGGTTGGCCTTCCTTTTCCCAATGCTAAAGCACCAGAAATGTCAAGCAAAATGGAATTCTTGACTGCTACCTACTCACGAACAGATGATGGGCGCACCGCAGGTCAGGCATACTATGAAAGCGTCTGTATGAAAGCAGTGAATCAGTCCATTGGCCGAGCCATTCGTCACAAGAATGACTACGCTGTAATACTACTGCTTGACCATCGCTACCAGAAACAAAGCATCACGAAAGCCCTGCCTGCCTGGATACAGGACAGCCTCACCCTACCTGCAAAATTTGCGCCAGCATTTGCAGCAATTCAGCATTTCttccgagggcgaaggaatgtgCAGAGTGTCGGCTGA